The nucleotide sequence gctcagtgctaggaccccggctatttacaatatacatcaatgatttagatgaaggaattgagtgtaatatctccaagtttgcagatgacactaagctgggtggcggtgtgagctgtgaggaggatgctaagaggctgcagggtgacttggacaggttaggtgagtgggcaaatgcatggcagatgcagtataatgtggataaatatgaggttatccactttgatggcaaaaacatgacggcagaatattatctgaatggtggcagattaggaaaaggggaggtgcaacgcgacctgggtgtcatggtacatcagtcattgaaagttggcatgcaggtacagcaggcggttaagaagctaaatggcatgttggccttcatagctaggggatttgagtttaggagcagggaggttttactgcagttgtacaggaccttggtgaagcctcacctggaatattgtgttcagttttggtttcctaatctgaggaaggacgttcttgctattgagggagtgcagcgaagcttcaccagactgattcccgggattgcaggactgacatatgaagagagactggatcgactgggcctgtattcactggagtttagaagaatgagaggggatctcatagaaacatataaaattctgacggaactggacaggttagatgcaggaagaatgttcccgatgttggggaagtccagaaccaggggtcacagtcttaaggataaggggtaagccatttaagaccgagatgaggagaaacgtcttcactcagagagttgttaacctgtggaattctctactgcagagagttgttgaggccagttcgttagatatattcaaaagggagttagatatggcccttacggctaaagggatcaagggggatggagaggaggcaggaaaggggttctgaggagaatgatcagccaagatcttattgaatggtggtgcaggctcgaagggccgaatggcctactcctgcacctattttctatgttaacagcaaggtcaattgttaatttcaaatctgaaattgtagatttttgttaaccaaagatagtaAGTGATATGGAGCAAATGTGGGTATATGGAGTCAGATCACAGATCGGCCAcaatcttattcaatggcagaacaagctcaaggggataaatggcctactcctatatgTTAATGCTGCTTTCCTCATTGTATAGGTGAGTTCCTTAACTCTTCAAATTGGTTACATTCACAGGTCATTAGCGTTCACTGTTGAAACCATAATATTAAAAACAATTATGTTTGAAGTTAATTATTTTATTTTTGAAATTGATTTTTACAATAGAATGGAAATGGAATTATCGCTCTGACAATACTGTTGCAGGCCATTCCACTTCTCTATCTTGTTCAAAATCACTTTCAAATCAAATCCTTAACACTTGCTTCAATAATATTAGCAAAACAAACTAATTGGCTTTGAAGCAAAAATTAGCATAGAATTGGCCTGGCAGGTGGTAGAAAATAGCAGTCAGacgtttaatttttttttgttataaCCAATCTTCAAGAAAGTGATGTAGTAAAGATTAAATAATTGGAACATCTAGAACATTAGTTTGAAGCAAGGTGGTTTTAAAGGTTGCAATGGTTGGTCATGCACACTTTGTGATGTATCTCCATGTTGGGTGCCAAAACAAAAAGTGCTGGTTCTAGAAACTGTCAAGACAGATCAATCATCAATAATAACAAATTAAATACCAGGTTTTCTTAGCTTTAGCAAGTAGTCTTTCTGGCCATGCATTCTGTATTCATTGTCTGCTTTCAGGCTACAGGACTGGGAGGGACTGCAGCAGCTGGTCACAATGTGGATCAAGTAGAGACCATGGAGCCTGTGAAGGATCGAGTCATTAAAGTCACTTTCAATGCTGATgttcatgccagccttcaatggaaCTTCAGACCTCAGCAAACTGAAATCTATGTAAGTGAAAACAGGTGGTATTACAGGCAGCATTACAGAATAAGTTAAAGAATCATAAACCACTTAAACTTGGCTTCTGAGACCTAATTTTAACCTGGGGATTATTATGCCTGTGCAAATCATATGTTATTAAATAGTTTCTATTAGGGCAGCATGGGCTCCCACTGCATTGAAGGTTAGCTCATTGCACCTTCAAGTGTTAGGACATAGTCCTACAATGTTAGAGCATTGTATATGGAGCATGAGGGAACGCTAGCATACTggcatgttactggactaataattcagaggcCTGAAATGTGATGATCCAGAGACgtgttcaaatcctaccacagcagctggggaatttaaattcagttaattaaataaatctggaataaaaagctagtatcagtaatggtgaaactatcggattgttataaaaacccatctggttcacaaatgtccttagggaaggaaatctgccaatctgactcttaactgccctctgaaatggccactcagttgtaccaaactgctacgaaaaacaataataagaataaaaacagatggaccacccagcatcgaccaaagcaccggcttcggacacaacaacggcacacccagcccagtcaaccctgcaaagtccccctcactaacatctgggaacttgtgccaaaattgggagagctgtcctacagactagtcaacagcctgacatagtcatactcacagaatcatacctttcagcccagATTCCACCATCACCATCCCTGACAGACCCACCCGATGTGATGGCACAATGGTCTATAATagggagggaatggccctgggagtcctcaacattgactctggactctatgaagtctcatggcttcaggccaagcatgggcaaggaaacctgctgattaccacctaccacaatCATActgactcctccatgttgaacagcacttggaagaagcactgagggtagcaagggcacagaatgtccatcactaagagtggctcggtagcaccactactgaccgaacttGCCGTGTCTTGAAGGACATggctaccagactgggcctgcagcaggtagtgAGGGAACCAACATGAGggtaaaacctacttgacctcatcctcaccagtctacctgtcgtagatgcatatgcccatgacagcattggtagcagtgactgcCGCACTGTCCTTGTCCCGTCTTCACACAAAGGATTTCTCCCATCGTATTttctggcactaccaccatgcaaaatggcattaccatcggcaaaacccccatcatcaacatcctaggggtcaccattgaccagaaacttaattggaccagccacataaatactgtggctacaagagcaggccagaggctaggtattctgcagcaaatgtctcaccccctgactccccaaacctttccaccatctacaaggcacaaatcaggagagtgatggaatacgATCCATTTacctggaggagtgcagctccagcaacacgcaaaactagacaccatccaggacaaagcagcctgcttgattggcatcccatccaccactttaagcattcacaccctccaccgcccacgtaccgtggctgcagtgtgtatcatccacAAGATGCTCTGCAACaacccgccaaggcttcttcaacagcacctcccaaacctgcgatctctatcacccagaaggacaaggacaacaggcgcatgggaatatcatcacctgcaagttcccctcaaagttacacaccatcctgacttggtaatatgttgccgttccttcatcatcgttggtcaaaatcctggaactccctcctttacAGCACTATAGGAATATcttgaccacacggactgcagtggttcaggaaggcggctcacacaaccttctcaagggcaattagggatgggcaataaatgttggccttgccagcgacgcccacatcccaggaacaaattttttttaaaacaggccATCCTATTGTCTTTGCCTATATTTTTCTCTACAagccatctagtctaatcccactcttcaacTCATTCCCTGTACCCTTTTGCATTCCACTATTTCAAGCAGCTATCTAATTTTTATAAGAGTTTATGACTTCTGCTTTAAAAATGATTTCTGGcaatgaattccacattctcattaTCCTCTATGTAAAGAAACCCTTTTTGCAGCACCCCCTTTAATTCTTTTtttgattatcttaaatttgtgccttctggaagtccaaaaacaccacagaaaagctggggttgttctctttagagcagagaaggttgagtgaagatttgatagaggtattctatcaaatgagaggtctagacagagtagatagaaataaattgttcccattggcggaaggatcaagaatcagaggacacagatttaaggtgattggcaaaagaaccaaaggcgacatgaggaaaaacttttttattcaGCGAGTggataggatctggaatgcactgcccaaaatggtggaggcaaactcaatcgtggctttcaaagggaattagatatgtacCTGagagaaaaataattgcagggctacggagaaagggcagaggagtgggactagctgtgaagtgctcttgcagagagccggcacaggttcaACAGGCCGAAAaatcttcttctgtgctgtaactattctatgattctatgagaaagaAATTAACCCTGTGATCTTTGTTTTAATCTTACTCCAGGTTGTACCTGGAGAAACTGCTCTGGCATTTTATAAAGCAAAGAATCCCACTGACAAACCAGTCATCGGAATTTCTACTTACAATGTAGTACCATTCGATGCAGGGCAGTACTTCAATAAAATACAGGTATGGACACAATAACCCAGGTGTTCGAAGGAAAATACTTTTTAAATACTTTTTAAATACTTTTATTTAATCTTCTGATTTTGTCTGTCGTGGTTATAGATGCATGATTTTATTTCCTTCATGCAGTGCTTATTCCACATAATCAAggaacccctgcaaatattgacacatttcTAGGGACCAGCTGTTCAGCTTTGGACATTTTTTTACGTGAAAGGCACAATAGAAATGTAAATAATTCTTGTGATTGTAGATTTCATTAAAAGCTTATGCCTTACATATCTGGTGTTCTCAGCCCCAGAATTACTGTTCGGTGGGTTAGTTTCAAGAAGATCTGGCAATTTAAATGGAAAAATACATCTCTGGGAACACTTTTATTCAAAGTAATTTTCCCACCTTGTTAGATATCCTTGCATCCACTGATTGCAATGGTGGCTACAACTTTGGTATGGCCTGGGAGCCATTCTGTAGCTGTCTAGCCCTATATGTTATGCTGCTGGCTAGCCACTTTGCAAACCCACCTGGTAGAATGTTTTGGCAGGGCCAAGTAGTTCTGGATCAGCTCTCAGTCTAAATTTCGTTTGTCCATTGCAATCAATAGCGTCATTCTAGGCACAGAGGACTCCTCCCAGTCAGTGACATCACCAGATAAGGCAAGAAGTGAGGATACCTAACATGGCAGgtctccattttttttttaaatggtgttttTTTTAAAGGAGTGTTATTTGTTTCTCTAAATCTCTAtctaattaaaattaattaaaagttttgCGTGTCATGCATTAATTAGAATGGCACATGTCCCTAGCACAAAAAATCACCTCGCGTGTTCTGATACAGAGCACTCAACAGGAAGAAAAGGGTCGAGAAGATTCACTACCTTTTGATTCTGAACAATAATCTGTGTGGATTATAATGTGTAAATCTGATCTTTAGGTTTATGCACCATCTAAACTTCACTCTCTTAGCATCAGAAAATAGACCGATAAGCTTCTATTGTAACTAGCTTCACTCAAGTGTAGAATGTGAATGAATTGCTGCCTTGTCATTTACAAGATAGTTGTGGATGtggaaggccattcagtccatccatACAGAAAACAGTAGTCTTTCTCCCCATCCCAAAATGCAGCATTTAACTTTTGTAGATGATTCCATTCTTTTCCTTTGACCACCAGATCTTGAAGTCCATTCcatgtgttaagaacataagaacataagaaataggagcaggcgtaggctacctggccctcgagtctgctccaccatttaataagatcatggctgatctgatcatggactcagctccacttccgtgcctgctccccataaccctttattccctcatcgctcaaaaatctgccttaaatatattcaatgacccagcctccacagctctctggggtagagaattccatagatttacaacccgcttaAAAAAAATGGAGACCTGCCATGTTACAaccatcagatcttattgaatggcggagcaggctcaaggggccgtatggcctactcctgttcctatttctactGTTCTTATGTTACGTTCTTatgtagaagaaattcctcctcatctcagttttaaatgggcggccccttattctgagactatgtcccctagttttagtttccccgatgagtggaaatatcctctctgcatcctccttgtcgaaccccctcgttatcttacatgtttcgataagatgacccctcattcttctgaactccaatgtgtataggcccaacttactcaacctatcttcataagtcaaacccctcatctccggaatcaaccgagtgaaccttctctgaacagcctccaatgcaagtatatccttccttaaatacggagaccaaaactgtacgtagtactctaggcctcaccaataccctgtacagttgtagtaggacttctctgcttttatactctatccctcttgcaataaaggccaacattccatttgccttcctgattacttgctgtacctgcatactaacttttagcgtttcatgtacaaggacccccagatccccctgtactgcagcactttgcaatttttctccatttaaattataatttgcttttctattttttctgccaaagtggataacctcacattttcccatattatactccatctgccaaatttttgtcctgtctatattcctttgcagattttttgtgtcctcctcacaatttgctttcccaacaatctttgtatcatcagcaaatttggctacattacgctcggtcccttcatccaagttattaatataggttgtaaatagttgaggacccagcaccaatccctgcggcaccccactagtcactgtttgccaaccagagaatgaaccatttatcccaactctctgttctttgttagttagccaatcctctatccatgctgatatattaccctcaaccccgtgaacttttatcttgtgcagtaaccttttatgtggcactttatcgaatgccttctggaaatccaaatacaccacatccactggttcccccttatccaccctgctcgttatatcctcaaagaactccagaaaatttgtcaaacatgatttccctttcataaaaccatgctgactctgcttgattgtattatgcttttccaaatgtcctgctactgcttccttaataatggactccagcatttccccaacgacagatgttaggctaactggtctatagtttcctgctttttgtctgcctccttttttaaataggggcattacatttgcagttttccaatccactggaaccgccccagaatccagggaattttggtagattacaaccaatgcatccactatctctgcagccacttcttttaagaccctaggatgtaaaccatcaggtccaggggacttgtctgcctttagtcccattattttaccgagtactacttcattagcgatagtgattgtattaagttcctccctcctgatAACCCCTTAattgtccactattgggatgtttttagtgtcttctaccgtgaagaccgatacaaaatatttgttcaacatctctgccatttccctgttctccattattaattccccagtctcatcttctagaggaccaacatttactttaaccattcttttcctttttatgtacctatagaaactcttactatctgttttagtttactttcataatctgtcttccctctctatcttttttttagtcattctttgctggcttttaaaagtttcccaatcctctggcctcccactggtcttggccacattgtatgcccttgttttcaatttgataccatcccttatttccttagttagccacggatggttatcccttctcttaatctTTCCTTCTCTTGGGAAaattttttgttgagagttatgaaatattgtaGGTGGTTTGCTCGGGCGTACTGAAACACATCTCCTACTATAAGTTCTGGACAATAGGGATCATTAAGGAAAGATCTGGCAGGGACAGCTGTATAATGTTTAAAAAGGTTCAACCGCACCACTAGTAAAACAGTACACAGTGGTGTAATACAGTACCTTCCTCgccccatgctccacctcacagtcaacaagctccccactagagtggaactaaactacagaactagtgggaacctgttcaaccttcgtcgtctccaggccagttccaagaccaccccaacctctgtcatcaagctacagttcatggacgacgcctgtgtctgtgtacatacagatactgaactccaagtcatagtcaatgtatttactgaggtgtacgaaagcatggaccttatgctaaacatccgtaagacaaaggtcctccaccaacctgtccccgccgcatagcaccgccccccagtcatcaagatccacggcgcggcactGAACAACGTGGataatttcccatatctcgggagcctcttatcaacaagagcagacattgacgacgagattcaacactgcctccagtgcgctagtgcagcctttggccgcctttggaaaggagtgtttgaagaccaggccctcaaaactgccagcaaactcatggtctacagggctgtagtaatacccgtcctcctgcatggctcagagacatggaccatgtacagttgacaactcaagtcgctggagaaataccactagcgatgtctctgtaagatcctgcaaatcccttgggaggacagatgcaccaacgttagcgtcctcgaccaggccaacatccccagcaatgaagtactgaccacacttgatcagctccactgggcaggccaaattgttcgcatgccagacacgagactcccaaagcaagcgctctactctgaactccttcacggcaaacgaaccaaaggtgggcagaggaaactttacaaggataccctcaaagcctcccttataaaatgcaacatccccactgacacctgggagtccctggccaaagaccaccctaaatggaggaagtgcatccgggagggcgctgagcacctcgagtctcatcgccgagagcatgcagaaatcaagcgcaggcagcggaaacagcgtgcggcaaaccagtcccacccaccctttccttcaatgactatctgtcccacctgtgacagcgactgtggttctcgtattggacttgtttagccacctaaggactcatttttagagtggaagcaagtcttcctcgattccgagggactgcctatgatgatgatgacagtacaAAAGTACAACCATGACTTGTCCAACAAGCCCCTGCCGTGTCAAGCTACCACAGCCTAACATATAATATACAGTACACAAGAAAATAACCTTCCCAGACTAAATCCCTATGGTTTGGCTAGGACATACAATGACCCTTCACACAGCTAAGCGGTCTTAAGGATGTGTAGGTGTGGACGATGCTCATCCCAATTGTCCGCGGACTTGCTTGCAGCTTTTTCCCGTGCGACGCGGCTTGTGGTTCTGTACCACCGATGCAGTATTCGAGTCCCAGTTTGAGTTGCGGTCCGTATTAGGGTGATAAAGCAATGCTCAGCTCTTCGTGACGTTCCGTTCTGTGGTGGAGTGCTCGTTTCTTGGTGAGCaaagtagcgagagagagagagagcgctatcCAAAACggctctctgatatacccctccaATACACAGACTGCTGTCTGTGTTTTAATGGACTCGGGGCATGGTTTCCAGGCTTCCTCCCAGGTCTGGATGGGTCATCCACTCAAGTCCTTTGTGGCCTCTTCTCGCCTTCCGAGGCCTGGCCTCCATGGTAACAAAAGGTGCTTCAGGTTTGATGTTTTCTTGATATGTTTTAATGTCCTTAATGGTCGGTGATGGCTTTTGATCTCCAAACTGATCTAGTTAGCTGGCTTATTTCCATACAGACAATGAGCCAGCCATctcctgctcatcatcatcatcatcatcataggctatcccttgaaacgaggatgacttgcttccacgccaaaaacggatgagttcacgggtgttttaatgatattccggatcccaaactatatcctgaagggtggaagatgcctgtgcgtgtattttttttaacatgtggtgaccgttgcacaccagccaccacacgggcttgacagagctaggtcttggtccagtggcaaggattaaccaagatgactggagaccagctctgctgcagccCAGAAATCAGGCCGGGACCATCAGAGGGATCAACGTACggcagcccggcccagaaatctGCTTTTCACCAGTTGGGAGTCGACTTCTCGGGACGTTGTTTCCCCAAAGAAGTCTGTTTATACAGCAATCGGTTGGGATTTTCTGTCTATCAGTTTACCTTGGGCCACTCCCATCTTTACAGACAGGCAGGAGATTTGTACTCATATCCAATATTTGTCATTAAAGTCTATGGGAACTGAGCCGAATGCTacaatgtctccttaaatgtctgccactgcttatcaactatcccatactttaatctattttcccagtccactttggacaactctaccctcatatcttggtagtctcctttatttaagcttacgacactggtttgagaaccaactttctcgccctccaactgaatttgaaattcaaccatattatggtcactcattcctagaggatcctttactacgagatcatttattaatcctgtctcattacacaataccagatctaagatagcctgctctctggttggttcagcAACATACTGTTtaaagaaactatcccggatacactctatgaactattcctcaaggctaccctggccaatttgctttctccagtcaatatgaagattaaaatcatccatgattattgctgttcctttattacaaacctctattatttcttgatttatactccgtccaacagtgtagctactgttagggagcctatagactacacccaccaacgactttttccccttattattccttatctccacccaaactgattcaacatcttgctcttctgagccaatatcgtttctctctaacgcactgatctcatcctgtattaacagtgctaccccacctccttttcctttctgtctgtccttccgaattgtcaaatacccctgaatatttagttcccagtcttggtcaccttgcaaccacgtctctgtaatggctatcagatcatacccatttgtatctatttgcgccgtcaactcatctattttattacgaatgctacgtgcattcagataaagagcttttaaatttgttttttttaaccattttttcctgctctcTGAtttacctttatgtttatacattctgtcctttcctggcatgctctggttttcatttccctcagtgctaccctactctattgccttctccttattctttgactttaaatttccgctcacctgaatcctctccctccccccactccccacccccactaattagtttaaagccctcaccACAGCCTTCGttgtttgattcgccaggacactaatcCCAGCACGgtgtaagtggagcccgtcccaacggaacagctccctcttaccccagtattggtgccagtgtcccacgaatcaaaacccatttctcccacacccgtCTTTGAGTCATGTGttgaactctctgatcttatttaccctacccTATACCCTACCCATGGCTCAAGTAGTAATCCAGTTGATTACACTTTGTGTGAAGTGTAACTTCCTGAATTCAGTCCAGAATTTTCCTTTCTGGTTTTACCATATGTCCCATGGCATGGTTTAATTTGAAGTAAAGTTACGGATTTACCTTTTCTTTTATCCTGTCAAGATCCCTGCTCAGTTACTTCCTGTCGAGGCTGAAAAGCCTAAATTTCTTCAGTCTGTATTTTTAATTCAGTCCTTTGACACTAGGGATCAGTTTTATATCTCTTCCCTGCATGTCCTCCAGAGCTGACTGATCTCCCTTGTGTCTGATCTGAACTGGGCTCAATGATCAAATTCTGGTCTGACCAGGACAATGGACACAGAGGAACAGTTGCTCCCTTTCAAATGATTCACCAAGCAGCCTCCATTATGACAATTTAAGGTACCAATTCGCAAATGCTTTCCTTGTTCAGAATCCTGACCAAAGCAGTAATTGGATTTGGTTCAGGATGAAGAGGTGGAACTAATTGGAGGAGAAACTTTTTTGTTTATTTTTCTGTATTATTGGTCAAATATGTGCTGGCAATAGAGATAACTATAGCTTACGCTCTGCTCTGCCTCTCTTTCAGTGTTTCTGTTTTGAGGAGCAGCGGCTAAATCCCCATGAGGAAGTGGACATGCCCGTTTTTTTTTATATTGATCCTGAGTTTGCAGAAGATCCAGGAATGGCACGAGTAGAGACAATCACTCTCTCCTACACATTCTTTGAAGCAAAAGATGGTCAAAAACTACCTTTG is from Pristiophorus japonicus isolate sPriJap1 chromosome 6, sPriJap1.hap1, whole genome shotgun sequence and encodes:
- the cox11 gene encoding cytochrome c oxidase assembly protein COX11, mitochondrial — translated: MSSSFRPCIQEDVPGRLLFVIYTEGRKDYILAPVWLTIDMLRACWASISKLCMVSSCKACARRLQQFSSPRLYSAFTRFTPQKLSNLTSQQQMRSVKGHNPFTRRQEEEWRKRNKTVLTYIAATTIGMIGMSYAAVPLYRLYCQATGLGGTAAAGHNVDQVETMEPVKDRVIKVTFNADVHASLQWNFRPQQTEIYVVPGETALAFYKAKNPTDKPVIGISTYNVVPFDAGQYFNKIQCFCFEEQRLNPHEEVDMPVFFYIDPEFAEDPGMARVETITLSYTFFEAKDGQKLPLPGYN